One stretch of Tepiditoga spiralis DNA includes these proteins:
- a CDS encoding AI-2E family transporter, with protein sequence MTKNAKSSIYTGIYLALFFSIALISMQVFSIIVFSIGSILIIDLFAKIIQKFFKLPRKLSILFSLLALFIFIGLVVGLLIPTVIHEVSNFLNFLESFFNNKEWKKLFNNSFPQLENNISEFLSGLQPKLFEFLNYIALQIPNVGQKAGSFIFYLFLLTIYGSFFFDTFKNKLLFMFPKSIRKNTLLFWKDLYIDLETFVVSTVFAAIFVGGAAFVATNIIGIKYSLILSVWAALTNFIPVVGVIFEFIPLIIVGISSGITKMLILLIVMIIIHATAFVFFLYVLKGKTRINSVAVIVSILIFGYIFGLIGPLIAVPIGILLRTYWNHFISPYLERS encoded by the coding sequence ATGACCAAAAATGCAAAAAGTTCAATTTATACTGGTATTTATTTAGCATTATTTTTTTCAATAGCTTTAATATCTATGCAAGTTTTTTCAATAATTGTATTTTCAATAGGTTCAATTTTAATAATAGATTTATTTGCAAAAATAATACAAAAATTTTTTAAACTCCCAAGGAAACTTTCAATATTATTTTCATTATTAGCATTATTTATTTTTATAGGTTTAGTTGTAGGGTTGTTAATACCAACTGTCATACATGAAGTTTCAAATTTTTTAAATTTTTTAGAAAGTTTTTTTAACAATAAAGAATGGAAAAAACTTTTCAATAACTCATTTCCTCAACTAGAAAACAATATATCTGAATTTCTTTCAGGATTACAACCTAAATTATTTGAATTTTTAAACTATATAGCACTTCAAATACCTAATGTTGGTCAAAAAGCTGGAAGTTTTATATTTTATTTATTTTTATTAACTATATATGGAAGTTTTTTCTTTGATACCTTTAAAAACAAGCTTTTATTTATGTTTCCTAAATCAATAAGGAAAAACACTCTTTTATTTTGGAAAGATTTATACATAGATTTAGAAACTTTCGTTGTATCTACTGTTTTTGCAGCAATATTTGTTGGAGGTGCAGCTTTTGTTGCTACTAATATAATTGGAATAAAATACTCTTTAATTTTGAGTGTTTGGGCAGCTTTAACTAATTTCATTCCTGTAGTTGGTGTAATTTTTGAATTTATTCCTTTAATAATAGTTGGTATATCAAGCGGAATTACCAAAATGCTAATATTATTAATTGTAATGATAATAATACATGCAACTGCATTTGTATTTTTCTTGTATGTATTAAAAGGAAAAACAAGGATAAACTCTGTAGCTGTTATAGTATCAATTTTAATTTTTGGATACATATTTGGATTAATTGGCCCATTAATAGCTGTCCCAATAGGTATTTTACTTAGAACATATTGGAACCATTTTATTTCTCCCTACTTAGAAAGGAGTTAA
- the tsaB gene encoding tRNA (adenosine(37)-N6)-threonylcarbamoyltransferase complex dimerization subunit type 1 TsaB, protein MNTLIISSSSKEIFILITKNKKIYLKTITGKGSGSKIAPVIKKMIDELNININDFNEFAIDIGPGSFTGIRISIAFLQGLMINSNKKIKTFYSTDLINISFEKEVKKRMVLKRAREDAAYVSLYENKKRLFGPKMISAEELKKYEDYALLGDESLYFKEKYNLKNEYYEVKINYTKILELLENSNSVEIKDLKPLYLQKPIAVEVWEKKNNKKMPEKNWN, encoded by the coding sequence ATGAATACACTTATAATTAGCTCATCTTCAAAAGAAATATTTATTTTAATAACTAAAAATAAAAAAATATATTTAAAAACTATTACTGGAAAAGGAAGTGGATCAAAAATAGCTCCTGTTATAAAAAAGATGATAGATGAATTGAACATAAATATAAATGATTTTAATGAATTCGCAATCGATATCGGACCTGGATCTTTTACAGGAATAAGAATAAGTATAGCTTTTTTACAAGGTTTAATGATAAATAGTAACAAAAAAATAAAAACATTTTATTCAACAGATTTAATAAATATTTCTTTTGAAAAAGAAGTAAAAAAAAGAATGGTTTTAAAAAGAGCAAGAGAAGACGCAGCATACGTCTCACTATATGAAAACAAAAAAAGATTATTTGGTCCTAAAATGATATCTGCAGAAGAATTAAAAAAATACGAAGATTATGCCTTACTTGGTGATGAATCATTATACTTTAAAGAAAAATATAATCTTAAAAATGAATATTACGAAGTAAAAATAAATTATACAAAAATTTTAGAATTATTAGAAAATAGTAATTCTGTTGAAATTAAAGATTTAAAACCGCTTTATCTTCAAAAACCAATTGCTGTAGAAGTATGGGAAAAGAAAAACAATAAAAAAATGCCAGAAAAAAATTGGAATTAA
- a CDS encoding HD domain-containing phosphohydrolase, with protein sequence MFEYKLTDLIKIFQNLRINEFSDFLEHSIDVAKLSVSIAEELAPGKFSKSIVYFCGLMHDIGFLLKEIILENIDIDKDYILNYKTLASIEELDKKNFHSYLSASVLKYFKRFIPHDYLTAIENHHKEDNELIYESDEVKMLSKIFHVADKLSVIYRVNLESPEIGMEKMDEFIDNCGFFKTSIKNIINDDMNYLYLFDGNLNLKRYFNVDISLTLYEFMDFLKLISMIIDFRSPYTLNHTVSVSNVAKEIAKEMLDDYDANLLYMAGLMHDIGKIKTPLYILHKEGGLSYYEMNIMRKHVGETFRIFENFCSLKEIVLIASQHHEKLDGSGYPWGLSASQLSIGARILQIADMYVALREDRPYREGMSVEKALGIIEDMVEKNKLDKKVFDTLKNLTKEKELIKKYDKFIDEIEIDF encoded by the coding sequence ATGTTTGAATATAAATTAACTGATTTAATAAAAATATTTCAAAATCTTAGAATAAATGAATTTTCAGATTTTTTAGAACATTCTATTGATGTAGCTAAACTTTCTGTATCGATAGCAGAAGAGCTTGCACCGGGAAAGTTTTCGAAATCAATAGTTTATTTTTGTGGATTAATGCATGATATTGGATTTTTGTTAAAAGAAATCATTTTAGAAAATATAGATATTGATAAAGATTATATTTTAAATTATAAAACACTGGCAAGTATTGAAGAATTAGATAAAAAGAATTTTCATTCGTATTTATCTGCATCAGTGTTAAAATATTTTAAAAGATTTATACCACATGATTATTTAACTGCAATAGAAAATCATCATAAAGAAGATAATGAATTAATATATGAAAGTGATGAAGTAAAAATGCTTTCAAAAATATTTCATGTTGCCGATAAGTTATCTGTTATTTATAGAGTAAATTTAGAAAGCCCAGAAATTGGTATGGAAAAAATGGATGAATTTATAGATAATTGTGGATTTTTTAAAACTTCAATAAAAAACATTATAAATGATGATATGAATTATTTATATCTTTTTGATGGAAACTTAAATTTAAAAAGGTATTTTAATGTAGATATAAGTTTAACTCTTTATGAATTCATGGATTTTTTAAAGTTAATTTCAATGATTATAGATTTTAGATCACCATATACATTAAATCATACTGTTTCAGTATCTAATGTGGCAAAAGAAATAGCAAAGGAAATGCTTGATGACTATGATGCAAACTTATTGTATATGGCAGGATTGATGCATGACATAGGAAAAATAAAAACACCTTTATATATTTTACACAAAGAAGGTGGTTTAAGTTATTATGAAATGAATATTATGAGAAAGCATGTTGGAGAAACATTTAGAATTTTTGAAAACTTTTGTTCTTTAAAAGAAATAGTTTTAATTGCATCGCAGCATCATGAAAAATTAGATGGAAGTGGTTATCCATGGGGCTTAAGCGCATCTCAATTGTCTATTGGAGCAAGAATTTTGCAAATTGCTGATATGTATGTGGCGCTTAGAGAAGATAGACCGTATAGGGAAGGAATGTCTGTTGAAAAAGCACTTGGAATAATTGAAGATATGGTAGAAAAAAATAAGTTAGATAAAAAAGTATTTGATACATTAAAAAATTTAACAAAAGAAAAAGAACTTATAAAAAAGTATGACAAGTTTATAGATGAAATAGAAATAGATTTTTAA
- a CDS encoding GntR family transcriptional regulator gives MFTKIDKHSGIPAYIQIMNQIKKEIYLGYLKTNEKLPTIREMQKIFSVNINTVSRALEKLSLEGLIESQHGVGYFVRNNAPIDENFITLIKTLVKKLKNNKMSLDTAILIFEEVWKNEQHDQ, from the coding sequence ATGTTTACTAAAATAGATAAACACAGTGGTATTCCTGCTTATATACAAATTATGAATCAAATAAAAAAAGAAATTTATTTAGGTTATTTAAAAACCAATGAAAAACTCCCAACAATACGTGAAATGCAAAAAATATTTTCTGTAAATATAAATACAGTATCAAGAGCCTTAGAAAAATTATCTTTAGAAGGACTAATTGAATCTCAACATGGAGTAGGATACTTTGTTCGTAATAACGCACCAATAGATGAAAATTTTATAACTTTAATAAAAACACTCGTAAAAAAATTAAAAAACAACAAAATGTCTCTTGATACAGCAATACTAATATTTGAGGAGGTATGGAAAAATGAACAACATGATCAATAA
- a CDS encoding ABC transporter ATP-binding protein, with product MINVIKVNKSFKNNPVLNNITFHVKKGEIFSLIGPNGAGKTTTLRCIYDELTPNSGEIKIMDQHISSKLKEKIAVMPEDRFTFKKFTGTQYLKIWKLLYTNFDLEVFNKFLIHYKFNMEQTIETYSMGMKTLFYLALTIASNADLLILDEPTQNLDPVIRYDILNILKNYAIEKGKTIILSSHEIYELEEISDSFAIVTEGKVLYTDTIDNAKETHRILNKGEKVEGEVISSVNEEILVKTTENIGRYPNFKEISIGYLKQNKTFTPFESTSKKLI from the coding sequence ATGATAAATGTTATCAAGGTAAACAAAAGTTTTAAGAATAATCCTGTTTTAAACAACATAACCTTTCATGTAAAAAAAGGAGAAATATTCTCTTTAATAGGTCCAAATGGTGCAGGAAAAACAACAACTTTGAGATGTATATATGACGAACTCACACCAAACAGTGGAGAAATAAAGATAATGGATCAACATATAAGTTCAAAGTTAAAAGAAAAAATAGCAGTTATGCCAGAAGATAGATTTACTTTTAAAAAATTTACAGGAACACAATACTTAAAAATTTGGAAACTTTTATATACAAACTTTGATTTAGAAGTTTTCAATAAATTTTTAATTCATTATAAATTCAATATGGAACAAACAATAGAAACTTATTCTATGGGTATGAAAACATTGTTTTACCTTGCTTTGACAATAGCGAGTAATGCTGATTTATTGATACTAGACGAACCAACTCAAAATTTGGATCCAGTTATAAGATACGATATATTGAATATATTAAAAAATTACGCAATAGAAAAAGGTAAAACAATAATATTATCTTCACATGAAATATATGAACTTGAAGAAATTTCTGATTCTTTTGCAATAGTAACTGAAGGAAAGGTTTTATACACAGATACGATAGACAACGCAAAAGAAACTCACAGAATATTAAACAAAGGAGAAAAAGTAGAAGGAGAAGTAATATCTTCTGTAAATGAAGAAATTCTTGTAAAAACAACTGAAAATATAGGAAGATATCCAAATTTTAAAGAAATTTCAATAGGCTATTTAAAACAAAACAAAACATTTACTCCTTTTGAGTCAACATCAAAAAAATTAATCTAA